The Mariprofundus sp. NF sequence CGAAAATCCGTACCTTTGAGCGAACGCTGGTCAATGTCCCCAACTCATCTCTGGCCAATATGGTGATCGATAATATCGATGCCAGAAACGAGCGGCGTATCAAGATGCGCATCGGCCTGACCTATGACACCACACCTGCCCAGATGGATGCAGCACTCCAAGGCATCGAAGCGATTATCAGCAACCATCCGGGTGTTGATCAGAGTTACAAACTGGTCAAATTTGATGAGTTCGCTGACTCATCCCTCTCCATATTCCTCTACTACTTCTCCTCCAGCAAGGTGTGGGCAGAGTATCTGCAAGTGCGTCAGGAGGTTAACCTTGAGATCATGCATCTGCTTGAGTCGCTGCAACTTGAATTCGCATTCCCGACACAAACAGTTCATATCGAACAGGAGAAAACGCAGTGAGCGGAAAACCTGTAGTTGAAGCATTTACTGATGGTGCCTGTTCAGGCAATCCCGGACCCGGCGGCTGGGGGGTACTGATGCGTATGGGAAACCATGAGAAAGAGTTATGCGGTGGTGAGGCCCATACCACCAATCAGCAGATGGAGTTGCAAGCTGCAGTTGAAGCGCTCAAAGCACTGACCAAACCGTGCAAGGTCACCATCATCTCCGACTCCAAGTATGTTGTACAGGGCATGAGTGAGTGGATCCATAACTGGAAGAAAAAGGGCTGGAAAACCGCCGGTAAAAAACCGGTGTCCAATCTTGAACGCTGGCAGGAGCTGGACAAACTGGCTGCTATTCATGATGTCACATGGCAGTGGGTGAAAGGTCATGCCGGGCACGCTGAAAACGAACGCGCTGATGAGCTGGCGCGTCAGGGCATTCCTACAGGCTGAACCTCTGAATGCCCCTCTGCAGGCTCAAGTGCATCTGGAGTCTGCAGCTCTGTTTCATCCGCCGCTTCATCCACTCGGGGCTGATCAAGATTAAATTCAATCATGGTTACCGGTTGTGGTGACTGCATCAGCTCATCTGATGTGATCTGTAACGGCTTCCTACCCTGATATGGTAAAAATCTGTAACTATTGCCTCGCTCCAGCGTATCCAGAATCAATGTTTTATCGCCTGCCTGGCTACTGATGCCAGATCTTAACTCACAACAGAACGCAAAATCTTTATTGGGAAGACCCCTTGCATCGTATGATTTTAAATTCGCCTCAGAAAGCCTGACCACCTTGCCATCAACAATAAAACGCAACCAGACATCTCGGCTGGCAGGAGCTGGCTGTGCGGCAGGCAGGCTTCCATCGCTGAGAAACTGAATCACAGCTATCTGCTCATCAAGACGTTTGGCCAGCGCGTGATGATTGCCTCTGATAACAATATTGTGAGCCCATGGAAGGTGGGCAGAAGAGGGCGAAACAATCAGATCGCTATCCAACAGCTTCTGATCCGCCGCATAAGCATTAAGCACCTCAATCCCTTCCAGTTCTGCACCATGAAGCGCGTTCAACTGCCAGAGAAAATCACTGCCCGGCTGAATTTCAGTTGCCTGAATATTACCCTCAGGAATAACTTTACCGAGCTGAACCAGAACCTGTGCTACATTGGTGCCGAAATGGGGGGTTGCCAAAAATGCTACCCGTCGTACCCGATGCTCGGCATGATGACTCAAATACTGCCTGACCAACAGGCCACCCATGCTATGCGCAACCAGATCCACTTCCTGATAAGGGGCCAGATAACGGTCAAGCTGCTCTTCAAGCACCTCCAATGGCGGGTAGCGGTTGGCAAAAATACCTGTGCGATAGGTAAACAGAAAGATGTCGCGCTGCAGCTTCTGCTCCAGCTCAATCAACCGCTCAGGAACAGGCCATGTGAATTCGCCACCATTCCATCCATGCACCAGTACAACCGGTACAGCATCAGGGTAATCAACCTGAGAGAGAATCTCACTCTTCTCCCATGCCGCCCATAGATCATCTGCAACCTGTCGATCCTTTACTGTAGTTGTACAGGCAGAGAGAAACAGGATAAACAAAAACAGAGTGGTGAATTTAAGGGCGCGCTTATAGCAAAACATGCGCTGCATTATTGTCGATCCGGCATCAACTGCCAACCACGGCTACCATCCAACACTGTTATTGAAAAAAGTACCTGCTACTACTTGGCAACAGCCTCCAGCTGTGGTCGGATTCAAGCCATGAAAATGTTTTTTGACTTCCTGCCCGTACTACTCTTTTTTATCGTCTACAAAATGTATGACATCTACACCGCCACCGCAGTACTGATTGCTGCCTCTGCGATTCAGACTGTAGGCCACCGCCTGATTAAAGGCTCATTTGAAAAAACGCATGTGATCACGCTGGCTCTGGTGGCACTGTTTGGCGGGCTGACCCTTGCCCTGCAGGATGAGACCTTCATCAAATGGAAGCCGACAGCCATCAACTGGCTATTTGCCATCGTCTTTATCGGCTCACAGTTTGTCGGCAAGAAAACCATTATCGAACGCATGATGGGGTCAAATATCACCCTGCCCTCAGTCATCTGGGTTAAACTTAATCTGGCCTGGGCGCTCTTCTTTGTTTTCCTCGGCGCCATCAATATCTACGTCGCCTTCTCATTCGATACCGACACCTGGGTTAACTTCAAACTGTTTGGTCTGATGGGGCTGACATTTCTATTCATTATCGCCCAGAGCCTCTTTCTTGTTCCCTATCTCAAGGAGTCCTCTACAGGCGACCAAGAGGATTAACTGGCCGCTATTGATTCAACCTGATTGTGCAGCGGCAGAAAAATTCTGAACTCTGTGCCCCTGCCCGGCTGACTGGCAACCTCAATAATACCACCCACCTTGGTGATGGCACCATGTGCCATAGATAGTCCTAAGCCCGTTCCTTCACCCACTGCTTTTGTAGTAAAGAAGACCTCAAAAATATTTTGCAGTTTATCTTCTGGAATGCCATAACCATTATCTTTGACTGATATGCATGCGTAGTGACGCTCATGCATCTCCTCATGCCGCTTGGTGAATTCAGGAGTAGCTGTAAAACAGGACACCGCAACCTTCACCCATGGCGACTCAACATTCTGTACAGCATGGACTGAATTATTGATCAAATTAATCATAATCTGTTGCGCCTGAACTTCATTCCAGCAGACAGTCAAATCATGCTCCGGCAGCTCTGTAGAAATAGAGACCCCATCCTGAGAACCCATTGATGCCATTTCACAAGCCGTTTTCATACATGCGTTGAGACTGACAGGACTCATCTCCAGCGTCTCATTCCTGACAAACTTGAGCAATTGATGTATATGTTTAGCGGCCATATCACAAACCTGGTTGATCACTGAACTCCGCTTAAGTACAGCCGCACGATCCTCCGGTTTCCGCTCTAACATCAACGCATTTGCCTTGATTGCCGTCAGTGCATTATTAAAGTCATGCGCGATGCCTCCGGCCAGGATACCTGCAGTTTCAAGCTTCTGAGACTTATAGAGCTTCTCCTCCAGCGCCTCAAAGTCACTCATATCCTCCTGGCTGGCGATAAAATTAGTGATCTGATTCTGCTTGTTAAAAATTGGTGCTATCGACATAACTACCGGGAAGTGTGATCCATCCCTTTTTCGATTAATCAGCTCTTTATGCCACACCTTACCCCTGCCAATCACCTGCCAGAGCTTCTCATAAAATTTAGGGCTCTGGCTGCCAGAGTTCAGAATTGAGGTTTTCTTGCCTATTACCTCGCTTCGCTCGTAACCAGTCATCGAACAGAATGCAGCATTAACATATTCAATGATGGCGTTAGTGTCGGTAATAATGATCGATGAGCCCGAGTGCTCCAGTGCCTGCGCCAGTTTCATGTTCTTTTCAAACTCGATGGCATGAGCGATCCTGCTTTTCCTGAGCAGATTAAGCATTAACAGAAGCATTATAACCCATACAGTGAACAGTGCGGCGAACAGGGTGGGTTGATTCTCGAGGCTTTTACTAAACTGCTGATGAATTTCGTGATCTAACTCTGCTGCAGCCCATTCAGCAGATTTAAAATAGTCATCATGGATAACATCATCCTCAACAAGTTGTGCCAATTTTTCCCTGTACTCAAGCAGATATGCCGTCAATTCTTCCACGGCATGTTTCATCTCATCATTTTCGACCTGTAGAAAGTGTGGCCTCGATATAATTCCGGAGACATCCCCCATCTGAACATACCCTTGATGAATAGCCTGCGCATCAGCCTGAATCTTTTCTATCAGTGCAGTGACATCTGCTACCTCTATAGTTTGATGACCTTCTACATACTCATGAATGATTGAATGGGTTGCAGTAATATCAACTCGCAGCTGCATAATGGAATCGACTAGCGGAATCTCCTGCGACAGAAACTGCTTACCTGACTGATAAGCCCAGCCGAACAGAATCAGTGGAATCAAAACCCCTGCTGCGAGGAATATGATTTTGCTTCTTATATCGAAATATATCTGTTCGCTAGCCATAGCTGATTGGCAGCAAGCAGAGTGCCAATTCGATGCAGGTTAGCCATGTCAGAGTTGTGTGATGCGTGTGTTAGGGCATAAAAAAAAGGCCCCGCAACGCGGAGCCTTTTAGATTTAGTAGTTAAGCTGGAAGCTTAAACTTCAGTTGCCTCATCAGCAGTAGCGATGGTGTCAACCAGTTCGATGATTGCCATAGGTGAAGCATCACCGGCACGGAAACCGGTTTTGACGATGCGAGTGTAACCACCGGCACGATCAGAACACGCTGCAGCAACATCACCGAACAGACGATCAACGATCGGACGGTAACGCAGCTTAGAGAGCGCCTGACGACGGGCATGCAGATCGCCACGTTTGCCCAGTGAAATCAGCTTTTCAGCGTAAGGACGCAGTGCACGTGCTTTAGCTTCTGTAGTCTCAATGCGGCCATGTGTCAGCAGTGCTGTAGCCAGATTAGCCATCAACGCGCGACGGTGTCCGGTAGGCAGGCCCAAAGAACCATGATGTTTACGATGTCTCATCTCTCGTATCCTCTATTCAATCGTTAAATGCGATTCAGCTGTCGAGCGAATCGGTGGCATCCTGGGGTGGCCAGTTTTCCAGCTTCATTCCCAGTTCAAGGCCCATATTTTCAAGTACTTCTTTAATCTCGTTGAGAGACTTACGGCCAAAGTTCGGCGTACGCAGCATCTCCTGCTCACTACGCTGAACCAGATCACCAACGCGGAAGACATCATCAGACTTCAGGCAGTTCATAGAACGAACAGAGAGGTCAAGGTGTTCAATTGGCTGTGCAAGAAGATCATCAAGACCATCATCTACAACTTCAACTGGTGCACCCAGATCAATCGCCGCGAAATCAACAAATACTGCAAGCTGCTGCTCAAGGATAGCTGCTGCCGCATTGATCGCCTCTTCAGGACTCAATGAACCGTCAGTTTCGATCTCCATGATCAGTTTGTCGTAGTCAGTGCGCTGGCCTACACGAGCAGGCTCAACACGTGTAGCAACACGACGGGTTGGAGAGTAAGAAGCGTCAACCAGCAGAGAACCTACTGCACGCTCATCAATTTCACGCTCTGATGCCGGATCATAACCACGACCCTTGGCAACAGCAGCTTCAAATTTGAGGTGACCATCATCATTCAGGTGTGCCAGAACCAGCTCAGGATTAAGAACCATGAAACCGGCAGGGCATTTGATATCTGCAGCAGTAACGACTGATGATCCCTTTACATCCAGAGAGATGTTTGCTGTCTCATCACCTTCCATACGAATATCGAGCTCTTTCAGAGTTAGGATAATATCCATAACATCTTCACGAACACCCTTAATCGTATCGTACTCATGGGTAACACCATCAAAAGCAACGGATGTTACTGCTGCACCTGGTAGTGAAGAGAGCAGCATGCGACGCAGGCTGTTGCCGATAGTGGTACCATAACCACGTTCCAGAGGTTCGAACACGATCTTGGCAGAACGGCCGACCACTTTTTCTTCAATGGTAATATTGCGCGGATTGATCAACTGCATCTGTCGGCCCTCGTGATTACTTGGAGTAAAGTTCAACAATCAGCTGTTCGCGGATACCCGCATCAAGCTGATCACGAGCTGGAAGCTCACGGAAGGTACCCTGACGAGTTGGAAGATCAACATCCATCCACTCAGCAGTACCACGGTTTCCTGCAGCTTCTACTGCAGCAGTCACACGCAGGTGCTCCTTGGCAGAGTCAGCAAGCTCCAGACGGGCACCAACAGGTACACGCATAGAAGGAATGTTTGCTTCCTTACCATTAAGCTTAACCAGACCATGACGTACAATCTGACGCGCTTCAGTACGTGATGTTGCCATACCCATACGGTAGATAACATTGTCCAGACGTGCTTCAATCAACTGCAGCAGATTCAGGCCGGTAATGCCAGGCATGGAATCAGCTGACTTGAAATAGCTGCGGAACTGTTTCTCCTGCAGACCATAGATACGCTTAACTTTCTGTTTCTCACGAAGCTGCAGACCATAGTCAGATACCTTGCTACGACGGTTTTGACCGTGCATACCAGGTGCATACGGGCGACGCTCGATCGGACATTTGTCCGAGTAGCATTTGCTTCCCTTAATATACAGCTTTTCGCCTTCACGCCTGCATAGGCGACATTTGGCTTCCAGATAACGTGCCATTTAATAATACTCCTAAACGCGGCGCCGCTTGGGCGGGCGACATCCATTATGTGGAATTGGGGTAACATCACGAATTGATGTGACGTTAATACCTGCGGCTGAAATCGCACGCAGTGCAGATTCACGACCGTTGCCTGGTCCACGAACCAGAACTGAACAGTTCTTCACACCATGATCCATAGCCTTACGTGCAGCATCTTCTGCAGCAACCTGAGCCGCGAACGGAGTGCTTTTACGTGAGCCTTTGAAGCCTGAACCACCACTGGTTGCCCAGCAGATTGCGTTACCAGCATCATCGGTAAAGGTGATAATTGTATTGTTAAAGCTTGCTTTGATGTGAGCAACAGCGTTAGCAATATTCTTGCGAACGCGTTTCTTAGCAGGAGCAGCTTTTCCTTTCTTAGGTGCAGCCATCGTCTATCCCCTTACTTCTTCTTGCCGGCTACTGTACGACGCGGTCCTTTGCGGGTACGGGCATTGGTTTTACTGCGCTGTCCACGAACAGGCAGCCCTTTGCGGTGACGAAGACCACGGTAGCAACCAAGATCTGTCAGACGCTTGATGTTCATGGTCACTTCACGACGAAGATCACCCTCAACATCATATGACTCATCGATCACAGTGCGGATTTTTGCAACATCACTGTCACTCAAATCTTTCACACGCGTGTCTGCATCTACACCTGCTTTGGCTAGGATATTCTTCGAACTAGTCGATCCAATGCCAAAAATGTAGGTAAGCGCGATTACTACACGCTTCTGAGTCGGTATATTTACACCCGAAATACGAGCCACTTCTTGCCTCCTTAGGCCTTAAGAAAAAGGGCGCGAACCATAGCCATAAGGCTGCAGTTGCGCAACTTACTTAACCCTGACGCTGTTTATGTCGTGCGTTCTCGCAAATAATGCGGACTACGCCTTTACGGCGAATCACACGACACTTGTTACACATTTTCTTGACTGATGCTCGGACTTTCACGCCTGGCACCTCCTCAAATTACTTCTTACCGGAAACCGGCACAGGCCACGGATGGCCTGCCAAAACCGGTCACTTGCGCGACTGGTTTTGTAAACAAGGACAAAATTACACTTTTGGCCTTGCATCATGAAATACCACATGGAGGTAGTATTTCATCCAAACAAACTATTTTTCGCGGTAGCTAATACGACCACGAGACAGGTCGTACGGAGAGATCTCCACAGTAACCTTATCGCCAGGAAGAATACGAATGTAGTACTTCCTCATTTTACCTGAAATGGTGCACAGTAGTTCATGCCCGTTTTCCAGCTTAACCTTAAACATTGCGTTCGGAAGCTTTTCAACCACTTCCCCTGACATCTCAATAATATCTTCTTTCGCCATGTTTAATTCACTACCGCCTGTTTCAGTCCGGCATACACCAGATCCATTTCCCCGGAAGCATCAATCCTGCTGAATCCATCTCTACCCTGGTAGTAACCCAGCAGCGGTTCAGTCTGTTCTTGATACACTTCCAAACGGTGCGCAATCACATCTTCGCGATCATCATCCCGCTGGTAAAGCTCGCCATTACAGCGATCGCAATACCCCGATTTTTGGGGCGGTGAATACTGCCTATGAAATCCAAAACCGCAAGCCCTGCAAATCAATCGGCCGGAGAGCCTGACCAAAAGACTCTCTTTTGGTGCATCCATAAACACAACATGGTCAATGCTAACACCATGTTTAGCCAACATTGCATCCAGCGCCTGTGCCTGTGACACATTGCGCGGAAAACCATCGAGCAGGAAACCTGCATCTTTGTCAGCAGCAATTTTCTCTTCGATCATAGCCACAACCACGTCATCAGGAACCAGCTTACCGCCGTCCATAAACGTCTTGGCCTTCAAACCAGCATCAGTACCTTCGCGTACAGCCGCACGCAGCAGATCGCCCATGGCCATGTGCTGAA is a genomic window containing:
- the rnhA gene encoding ribonuclease HI; this encodes MSGKPVVEAFTDGACSGNPGPGGWGVLMRMGNHEKELCGGEAHTTNQQMELQAAVEALKALTKPCKVTIISDSKYVVQGMSEWIHNWKKKGWKTAGKKPVSNLERWQELDKLAAIHDVTWQWVKGHAGHAENERADELARQGIPTG
- a CDS encoding alpha/beta fold hydrolase, whose translation is MFCYKRALKFTTLFLFILFLSACTTTVKDRQVADDLWAAWEKSEILSQVDYPDAVPVVLVHGWNGGEFTWPVPERLIELEQKLQRDIFLFTYRTGIFANRYPPLEVLEEQLDRYLAPYQEVDLVAHSMGGLLVRQYLSHHAEHRVRRVAFLATPHFGTNVAQVLVQLGKVIPEGNIQATEIQPGSDFLWQLNALHGAELEGIEVLNAYAADQKLLDSDLIVSPSSAHLPWAHNIVIRGNHHALAKRLDEQIAVIQFLSDGSLPAAQPAPASRDVWLRFIVDGKVVRLSEANLKSYDARGLPNKDFAFCCELRSGISSQAGDKTLILDTLERGNSYRFLPYQGRKPLQITSDELMQSPQPVTMIEFNLDQPRVDEAADETELQTPDALEPAEGHSEVQPVGMP
- a CDS encoding septation protein A; the protein is MKMFFDFLPVLLFFIVYKMYDIYTATAVLIAASAIQTVGHRLIKGSFEKTHVITLALVALFGGLTLALQDETFIKWKPTAINWLFAIVFIGSQFVGKKTIIERMMGSNITLPSVIWVKLNLAWALFFVFLGAINIYVAFSFDTDTWVNFKLFGLMGLTFLFIIAQSLFLVPYLKESSTGDQED
- a CDS encoding nitrogen regulation protein NR(II) encodes the protein MIPLILFGWAYQSGKQFLSQEIPLVDSIMQLRVDITATHSIIHEYVEGHQTIEVADVTALIEKIQADAQAIHQGYVQMGDVSGIISRPHFLQVENDEMKHAVEELTAYLLEYREKLAQLVEDDVIHDDYFKSAEWAAAELDHEIHQQFSKSLENQPTLFAALFTVWVIMLLLMLNLLRKSRIAHAIEFEKNMKLAQALEHSGSSIIITDTNAIIEYVNAAFCSMTGYERSEVIGKKTSILNSGSQSPKFYEKLWQVIGRGKVWHKELINRKRDGSHFPVVMSIAPIFNKQNQITNFIASQEDMSDFEALEEKLYKSQKLETAGILAGGIAHDFNNALTAIKANALMLERKPEDRAAVLKRSSVINQVCDMAAKHIHQLLKFVRNETLEMSPVSLNACMKTACEMASMGSQDGVSISTELPEHDLTVCWNEVQAQQIMINLINNSVHAVQNVESPWVKVAVSCFTATPEFTKRHEEMHERHYACISVKDNGYGIPEDKLQNIFEVFFTTKAVGEGTGLGLSMAHGAITKVGGIIEVASQPGRGTEFRIFLPLHNQVESIAAS
- the rplQ gene encoding 50S ribosomal protein L17; amino-acid sequence: MRHRKHHGSLGLPTGHRRALMANLATALLTHGRIETTEAKARALRPYAEKLISLGKRGDLHARRQALSKLRYRPIVDRLFGDVAAACSDRAGGYTRIVKTGFRAGDASPMAIIELVDTIATADEATEV
- a CDS encoding DNA-directed RNA polymerase subunit alpha — its product is MQLINPRNITIEEKVVGRSAKIVFEPLERGYGTTIGNSLRRMLLSSLPGAAVTSVAFDGVTHEYDTIKGVREDVMDIILTLKELDIRMEGDETANISLDVKGSSVVTAADIKCPAGFMVLNPELVLAHLNDDGHLKFEAAVAKGRGYDPASEREIDERAVGSLLVDASYSPTRRVATRVEPARVGQRTDYDKLIMEIETDGSLSPEEAINAAAAILEQQLAVFVDFAAIDLGAPVEVVDDGLDDLLAQPIEHLDLSVRSMNCLKSDDVFRVGDLVQRSEQEMLRTPNFGRKSLNEIKEVLENMGLELGMKLENWPPQDATDSLDS
- the rpsD gene encoding 30S ribosomal protein S4; the protein is MARYLEAKCRLCRREGEKLYIKGSKCYSDKCPIERRPYAPGMHGQNRRSKVSDYGLQLREKQKVKRIYGLQEKQFRSYFKSADSMPGITGLNLLQLIEARLDNVIYRMGMATSRTEARQIVRHGLVKLNGKEANIPSMRVPVGARLELADSAKEHLRVTAAVEAAGNRGTAEWMDVDLPTRQGTFRELPARDQLDAGIREQLIVELYSK
- the rpsK gene encoding 30S ribosomal protein S11 translates to MAAPKKGKAAPAKKRVRKNIANAVAHIKASFNNTIITFTDDAGNAICWATSGGSGFKGSRKSTPFAAQVAAEDAARKAMDHGVKNCSVLVRGPGNGRESALRAISAAGINVTSIRDVTPIPHNGCRPPKRRRV
- the rpsM gene encoding 30S ribosomal protein S13 yields the protein MARISGVNIPTQKRVVIALTYIFGIGSTSSKNILAKAGVDADTRVKDLSDSDVAKIRTVIDESYDVEGDLRREVTMNIKRLTDLGCYRGLRHRKGLPVRGQRSKTNARTRKGPRRTVAGKKK
- the rpmJ gene encoding 50S ribosomal protein L36, which gives rise to MKVRASVKKMCNKCRVIRRKGVVRIICENARHKQRQG
- the infA gene encoding translation initiation factor IF-1; amino-acid sequence: MAKEDIIEMSGEVVEKLPNAMFKVKLENGHELLCTISGKMRKYYIRILPGDKVTVEISPYDLSRGRISYREK
- a CDS encoding adenylate kinase, whose protein sequence is MNLILFGPPGVGKGTQGERLATEEGIQHMAMGDLLRAAVREGTDAGLKAKTFMDGGKLVPDDVVVAMIEEKIAADKDAGFLLDGFPRNVSQAQALDAMLAKHGVSIDHVVFMDAPKESLLVRLSGRLICRACGFGFHRQYSPPQKSGYCDRCNGELYQRDDDREDVIAHRLEVYQEQTEPLLGYYQGRDGFSRIDASGEMDLVYAGLKQAVVN